From one Magnetofaba australis IT-1 genomic stretch:
- the rnhA gene encoding ribonuclease HI, with protein MASLDDTPSLFSNLEADEPEASGCLSTTIIHTDGACSGNPGPGGWGYVWERDGLAGQAAGFSPRTTNNRMELLAAIRALESLPRGSQAEVITDSAYVKNGITEWIHGWKRRNWRKSGGGAVLNADLWKRLDALAAQRSVEWRWIKGHAGHPGNEAADALARRAISDGLNGLADADPEGAL; from the coding sequence ATGGCCTCTTTAGACGACACCCCCTCCCTCTTCTCCAACCTTGAGGCTGATGAGCCGGAAGCATCCGGCTGCCTGAGCACAACGATCATTCACACCGATGGCGCCTGCAGCGGCAACCCCGGTCCGGGCGGTTGGGGGTATGTGTGGGAACGCGACGGCTTGGCGGGACAAGCCGCAGGGTTTTCACCCCGCACCACCAACAACCGTATGGAGCTGCTGGCCGCCATTCGCGCGCTGGAGAGCCTGCCGCGCGGGAGCCAAGCCGAAGTGATCACCGATTCCGCCTACGTCAAAAATGGCATCACCGAATGGATACATGGTTGGAAGCGACGCAACTGGCGCAAGAGCGGCGGCGGCGCCGTGCTCAACGCCGATCTATGGAAACGATTGGACGCCCTTGCCGCCCAGCGTTCGGTTGAATGGCGCTGGATCAAAGGACACGCCGGACACCCCGGCAACGAAGCCGCCGACGCCCTGGCTCGCCGGGCGATCAGCGACGGTTTGAACGGTTTGGCCGATGCCGACCCCGAAGGCGCGTTGTAA
- a CDS encoding DUF465 domain-containing protein, whose product MFEDQLQAVQELLTTNEAFKELYDRHQDLKNQVSDLNGSTVDDFTLERLKKEKLLLKDQMATILNQHTGV is encoded by the coding sequence ATGTTCGAGGATCAACTGCAAGCGGTGCAGGAACTGCTGACCACCAATGAGGCGTTCAAAGAGCTGTATGATCGCCATCAGGATTTGAAAAACCAGGTGAGCGACCTGAACGGCAGCACCGTTGACGACTTTACCCTGGAGCGTTTGAAAAAAGAGAAACTTCTTCTCAAAGATCAGATGGCGACGATCCTCAACCAACACACCGGCGTCTGA